The genomic window TCATTTAATTATTGCAACGCAAAGACCTTCGGTTGATGTTATAACGGGGGTAATTAAAGCAAATATTCCTTCACGAATAGCGTTTAGTGTATCATCTCAAACAGATTCAAGAACTATTTTAGATATGGGTGGGGCAGAAAAACTGTTAGGTAGAGGAGATATGCTGTTTTTACCTGTTGGTGCTTCCAAGCCAGTCCGAGTGCAAGGTGCCTTTCTGTCGGATGATGAAGTTGAAGATATTGTCGATTTTGTTATTTCGCAGCAAAAAGCACAATACCAAGAAGAAATGATTATTGATGAGTCGAATGATATCGCTCAGGAAACGGAAGTAGATGATGTATTATTTGATGATGCTGTTCAGCTTGTGGTGGATATGCAAACGGCATCCGTTTCCATGCTACAAAGGCGTTTTCGTATAGGGTATACGCGGGCAGCAAGACTTATCGATACTATGGAGGCTAAAGGGATAGTTGGTCCTTATGAGGGAAGTAAACCGCGTGTAGTTTTAATACAAAAAAATGTATCTCAAGAAGAAGCAAATTAACATATTTTGAAAAAGTCATTTTATTTTCGACAAAATCTTATAAACACTATTTATTTATTAATAAAAAAGTGATATAGTATTGACGATTAGTGATGCGCAGAAATAGTAAAAGTGTATATGATAACATTTATACATAAATAAAGTATTATTTTTATCAAAAACACAAATAACTAAACTGTGCTGGCTACTTACATAGATGCCATTATCACTATTCAAAATGAAAAAATATATAGGGGGTTTCAAGGAAATGAAGAAACGTAAATTTGGCTTTATGCTATCACTAGCGTTAGCGACTGGAACACTTCTTGCTGCTTGTGGTGGTGGCGGTGCAGATGAGCAAACAACTGACGAAAATGCACAAAATAACACTGACAACAACACACAAGTAGAAGAAACTGTTGACTTCAAAGTCGGAATGGTTACAGATGTTGGTGGTATTGATGACAAATCATTCAACCAATCAGCATGGGAAGGTTTAACTAAATTTGGTCAAGAGAATGGGTTAACTGAAGGTGAAGGATATAGATACCTTCAATCAACTTCTGATGTTGATTACGAGCCAAACTTAACAAAATTCGCTGACGCAGGTTATGGTTTGACTTACGGTGTTGGTTTCTTACTTGAGAATCCTGTACAAAATATTGCTGCTCAATTCCCAGAGTCTAACTTTGCGTTAATTGATAGCTTATTAACAGATGAAAATTGGAATGTAGTGTGGATGGACAATGTAGCAAACATTACATTTAAAGAGCACCAAGGATCGTTCTTAGTTGGTGTTGTAGCAGCTAAGCACACAAAAACTAACAAAGTTGGTTTCATTGGTGGGGTTGAATCAGGCTTAATTAAAAAGTTTGAGGTAGGCTTTATCGCTGGTCTAAAATCAGTAAATCCTGACATTGAAGTTATCAGTCAATATGCTGGTGACTTTAACAACGCACAAAAAGGTACAGATATAGCTAACACTATGTACCAACAAGGCGCAGACATCATTTATCATGCTGCTGGTGGTACAGGTAATGGTGTGTTCACAGAAGCTAAGAGCCGTAAGAAAAATGGTGAGGATGTTTGGGTTATCGGTGTTGACCGTGACCAACACGAAGAAGGTCTTCCTGAAAACGTAACACTTACTTCTATGATTAAGCGTGTAGACGTAGCAGTTTACGAAGTATCAAAGGAGACTATGGAAGGTAACTTCCCTGGTGGTCAAGAAGTTGTATTTGGTTTAGAAGAAGAAGGTGTTGGTATTGCTCCAACAACTGAAAACGTAAGTGAAGAAGCATTAGCATTAGTTAAAGACTATGAGCAAAAAATCTTAAGTGGTGAAATTGAAGTACCATTAGATGATGCTCAATTAGAAACATATCTTTCTGGTCTAGGCCAATAAGAGATTAATTTTCAAAGGCAATGATGGCATTTGCTTATTTCTTAGGGCAAATGCCATTTTTTCCTCATAATGTATATCAATGGATGTTTTTAAGTCGAAAAAGCTTGTTGAACATAACTTGTTCATAAGGCTTTTTCCGCTTGAAAGCGGTTAATTATGTTTTTA from Bacillus sp. HMF5848 includes these protein-coding regions:
- a CDS encoding BMP family protein, which codes for MKKRKFGFMLSLALATGTLLAACGGGGADEQTTDENAQNNTDNNTQVEETVDFKVGMVTDVGGIDDKSFNQSAWEGLTKFGQENGLTEGEGYRYLQSTSDVDYEPNLTKFADAGYGLTYGVGFLLENPVQNIAAQFPESNFALIDSLLTDENWNVVWMDNVANITFKEHQGSFLVGVVAAKHTKTNKVGFIGGVESGLIKKFEVGFIAGLKSVNPDIEVISQYAGDFNNAQKGTDIANTMYQQGADIIYHAAGGTGNGVFTEAKSRKKNGEDVWVIGVDRDQHEEGLPENVTLTSMIKRVDVAVYEVSKETMEGNFPGGQEVVFGLEEEGVGIAPTTENVSEEALALVKDYEQKILSGEIEVPLDDAQLETYLSGLGQ